In a single window of the Allobranchiibius huperziae genome:
- a CDS encoding MazG family protein has translation MDRQQELEQGLTIADVAREASLAILVTSPRVPAGLLSRSAWQVLEAADVVYAADPDEPVPDAVRTSGVEVRATRYDDRRELARALAQHDGRVVWIGSADGDPGLTDALAGELTRLETPPSVEIVVGSWDLPGARLLDAVAVMDTLRSPGGCPWDAEQTHDSLAKYLIEETYETLEAIERRDRAHLAEELGDVLLQVLFHARLAAEDQQEPFDIDDVAGGLVAKLIRRHPHVFGDGDATTAGEVEASWEQIKATEKPDRDAGDLLAGIPKGLPTLLVAEKLLSRAARRGVDLAYDESAGSQLLRQVAEARERGESAEALLAREVQAVAERSRPLSRPEE, from the coding sequence GTGGATCGTCAGCAAGAGCTCGAGCAAGGGCTGACCATCGCCGACGTCGCGCGCGAGGCGTCGCTCGCGATCCTCGTCACTTCCCCCCGGGTGCCCGCCGGCCTGCTCAGCAGGTCCGCCTGGCAGGTGCTCGAGGCGGCCGACGTCGTCTACGCCGCGGATCCGGACGAGCCGGTGCCGGACGCGGTCCGCACCAGCGGCGTCGAGGTGCGGGCGACCCGATACGACGACCGCCGCGAGCTGGCGCGGGCACTCGCCCAGCACGACGGCCGGGTGGTCTGGATCGGCTCCGCGGACGGCGATCCCGGCCTGACCGATGCACTCGCCGGTGAGTTGACCCGGCTGGAGACCCCGCCGTCGGTGGAGATCGTCGTCGGCTCCTGGGATCTGCCGGGAGCCCGGCTGCTGGACGCGGTCGCCGTGATGGACACGCTGCGGTCGCCCGGCGGCTGTCCGTGGGACGCCGAGCAGACCCACGACAGCCTGGCGAAGTACCTGATCGAAGAGACCTACGAGACGCTCGAGGCCATCGAACGACGCGATCGCGCCCACCTCGCCGAGGAGCTCGGCGACGTCCTGCTTCAGGTGCTCTTCCACGCGCGTCTCGCGGCCGAGGACCAGCAGGAGCCGTTCGATATCGACGATGTCGCGGGCGGCCTCGTCGCCAAGCTGATCCGGCGCCACCCGCATGTCTTCGGCGACGGTGACGCCACCACCGCCGGTGAGGTCGAGGCCTCGTGGGAGCAGATCAAGGCCACCGAGAAGCCCGACCGGGACGCAGGCGACCTGTTGGCCGGCATCCCCAAGGGACTGCCCACCCTGCTCGTCGCGGAGAAGCTGCTGTCCCGTGCCGCCCGGCGGGGCGTCGACCTCGCGTACGACGAGTCGGCCGGTTCGCAGTTGCTGCGTCAGGTCGCCGAGGCCCGCGAGCGCGGGGAGTCCGCCGAAGCGTTGCTGGCCCGAGAGGTGCAGGCGGTGGCCGAGCGGTCACGGCCGCTGTCCCGTCCCGAGGAGTGA
- the eno gene encoding phosphopyruvate hydratase: protein MASIDAILAREILDSRGNPTVEVEVALDDGVVGRAAVPSGASTGQFEAVERRDNDKKRYLGKGVQDAVDAIGEELAPHLLGFDASEQRLVDAEMIGIDGTPNKSKIGANAILGVSLAVAKAAAESADLPLFRYVGGPNAHVLPVPMMNILNGGSHADSNVDIQEFMIAPIGAESFREALRWGAEIYHSLKSVLKKQGLSTGLGDEGGFAPNLESNRAALDLILTAIEKAGYTPGKEIGLAVDVAASEFFDKGGYQFEATKKSAEQMSAYYAQLVADYPLVSLEDPLHEDDWDGWKTLTDQIGHQVQIVGDDLFVTNPERLQRGIDTGTANSLLVKVNQIGSLTETLDAVTLAQSNGFRCMMSHRSGETEDTTIADLAVATNCGQIKTGAPARSDRVAKYNQLLRIEEELDDAATYAGASAFPRFTA, encoded by the coding sequence GTGGCCAGCATCGATGCAATCCTCGCCCGCGAGATCCTGGACTCGCGCGGCAACCCGACGGTCGAGGTCGAGGTCGCACTGGACGACGGCGTCGTCGGTCGCGCGGCTGTTCCCTCCGGCGCGTCCACCGGCCAGTTCGAGGCGGTCGAGCGTCGCGACAACGACAAGAAGCGCTACCTCGGCAAGGGCGTGCAGGACGCGGTCGACGCGATCGGCGAGGAGCTGGCCCCGCACCTGCTCGGCTTCGACGCCAGTGAGCAGCGCCTGGTCGACGCCGAGATGATCGGCATCGACGGCACCCCGAACAAGAGCAAGATCGGCGCCAACGCGATCCTGGGCGTCTCACTCGCCGTCGCGAAGGCGGCCGCCGAGTCGGCCGACCTGCCGCTCTTCCGCTACGTCGGCGGCCCCAACGCCCACGTGCTGCCGGTGCCGATGATGAACATCCTGAACGGCGGGTCGCACGCCGACTCCAATGTCGACATCCAGGAGTTCATGATCGCCCCGATCGGCGCGGAGTCCTTCCGCGAGGCACTGCGCTGGGGCGCGGAGATCTACCACAGCCTGAAGTCGGTGCTGAAGAAGCAGGGCCTGTCGACCGGCCTCGGCGACGAGGGCGGTTTCGCACCGAACCTGGAGAGCAACCGCGCGGCGCTCGACCTGATCCTGACCGCGATCGAGAAGGCCGGCTACACCCCCGGGAAGGAGATCGGTCTGGCCGTCGACGTCGCGGCCAGCGAGTTCTTCGACAAGGGCGGCTACCAGTTCGAGGCCACGAAGAAGTCGGCCGAGCAGATGTCCGCCTACTACGCACAGCTGGTGGCGGACTATCCGCTCGTCTCGCTCGAGGACCCGCTGCACGAGGACGACTGGGACGGCTGGAAGACCCTGACCGACCAGATCGGCCACCAGGTGCAGATCGTCGGCGACGACCTCTTCGTCACCAACCCCGAGCGACTGCAGCGCGGCATCGACACCGGCACGGCCAACTCGCTGCTGGTGAAGGTCAACCAGATCGGCTCGCTGACCGAGACCCTCGACGCGGTCACCCTGGCTCAGAGCAACGGCTTCCGCTGCATGATGAGCCACCGCTCCGGCGAGACCGAGGACACCACGATCGCCGACCTCGCGGTCGCCACCAACTGCGGTCAGATCAAGACCGGCGCGCCCGCCCGCTCGGACCGCGTCGCGAAGTACAACCAGCTGTTGCGCATCGAGGAGGAACTGGACGACGCGGCGACGTATGCCGGCGCCTCGGCGTTCCCGCGTTTCACCGCCTGA
- a CDS encoding FtsB family cell division protein: MRRLTVLGALVVFLAVLITPTLRSYLRAQGDINGMRSQVASQQADIRSLQAQQKEWNDPAYVKAQAAKRLGFVAPGGTLTIVVDKQGTTHPVTKSGVVAATTASSTHPWYGQLWQSLVRTPPR, translated from the coding sequence ATGCGCCGGCTCACGGTGCTCGGCGCGCTCGTGGTCTTCCTCGCGGTGCTCATCACCCCCACGCTGCGCAGCTACCTGCGGGCCCAGGGCGACATCAACGGCATGCGCAGTCAGGTGGCCTCCCAGCAGGCCGACATCCGCTCCCTGCAGGCGCAGCAGAAGGAGTGGAACGACCCGGCGTACGTGAAGGCGCAGGCCGCCAAGCGCCTGGGTTTCGTGGCACCGGGCGGGACGCTCACGATCGTGGTCGACAAGCAGGGCACGACGCACCCCGTGACCAAGTCGGGCGTGGTGGCGGCGACCACGGCGTCCAGCACCCACCCGTGGTACGGGCAGCTGTGGCAGTCGCTGGTGCGCACCCCGCCCCGGTGA
- a CDS encoding DUF501 domain-containing protein, giving the protein MTTSSIGEADLAAIEQQLGRVPRGAIDVAARCPCGCPAVVRTLPRLPDGTPFPTTYYATCPRLTGAISTLESQGMMREMTERLEHDPDLAARYRSAHEDYLRHRAELGDVPEIAGISAGGMPTRVKCLHVLVAHSMAVGPGVNPLGDEALAALPAWWTGGCCSPEAE; this is encoded by the coding sequence ATGACGACGAGCTCCATCGGTGAGGCCGACCTCGCGGCGATCGAACAGCAGCTCGGCCGGGTGCCGCGCGGCGCGATCGACGTGGCGGCCCGGTGCCCGTGCGGCTGCCCGGCCGTGGTCCGCACGCTGCCGCGGCTGCCGGACGGCACGCCGTTCCCCACGACGTACTACGCGACCTGCCCGCGCCTGACCGGCGCCATCAGCACCCTGGAGTCCCAGGGCATGATGCGCGAGATGACCGAACGGCTGGAGCACGACCCCGACCTGGCCGCACGCTACCGATCCGCGCACGAGGACTATCTGCGGCACCGCGCCGAGCTCGGCGATGTGCCCGAGATCGCCGGGATCTCCGCCGGCGGGATGCCGACCCGCGTCAAGTGCCTGCATGTGCTCGTCGCTCACTCGATGGCCGTCGGCCCCGGTGTGAACCCGCTCGGTGACGAGGCGCTGGCCGCGCTACCCGCGTGGTGGACCGGCGGTTGCTGCTCCCCGGAGGCCGAGTGA
- a CDS encoding Ppx/GppA phosphatase family protein: MTRVAAVDCGTNTIRLLIADSDGARPPVDVVRRMEFVRLGQGIDATGRIAPEAMDRTLATAREYAAQCTENAVTAVRFVATSASRDASNAEEFVAGVRQAFAAYDVSPEVVTGDEEARLSFRGATGDLIATGVPGPYLVVDLGGGSTEFVRGGRTVDAALSTDIGCVRMTERHLRSDPPTAVQIDAATRDIDAAVDRAQAQVGFDGVATLVGLAGSVTTITAHALQLRAYDPAVIHGASLPVEQILASCRAILAADRAERAAMPFMHQGRVDVIGAGALIWSRIVTRLAQTAGMEQVRASEADILDGIALSLLHTD, encoded by the coding sequence GTGACCCGGGTCGCGGCGGTCGACTGCGGCACCAACACCATCCGACTGCTGATCGCCGACAGTGACGGCGCTCGCCCGCCCGTCGACGTGGTGCGCCGGATGGAGTTCGTCCGGCTCGGACAGGGCATCGACGCCACCGGCCGGATCGCGCCGGAGGCCATGGACCGTACCCTGGCCACGGCTCGCGAGTACGCCGCCCAGTGCACCGAAAACGCGGTCACCGCAGTGCGATTCGTCGCCACCTCGGCGTCCCGCGATGCGTCGAACGCCGAGGAGTTCGTGGCCGGCGTACGCCAGGCCTTCGCCGCGTACGACGTCTCACCCGAGGTCGTCACCGGCGACGAGGAGGCGCGGCTCAGCTTCCGGGGAGCCACCGGCGACCTGATCGCGACCGGTGTGCCCGGCCCCTACCTGGTCGTAGATCTGGGTGGTGGCTCCACCGAGTTCGTTCGTGGCGGACGCACCGTGGACGCGGCGCTGTCCACCGACATCGGCTGCGTACGGATGACCGAGCGGCACCTGCGCTCCGACCCGCCGACCGCTGTGCAGATCGATGCGGCCACCCGCGACATCGACGCCGCCGTCGACCGGGCGCAGGCACAGGTCGGCTTCGACGGGGTCGCGACCCTCGTCGGGCTCGCCGGGTCGGTCACGACCATCACCGCGCACGCGCTGCAGCTGCGCGCGTACGACCCCGCCGTCATCCACGGCGCCAGCCTCCCGGTGGAGCAGATCCTCGCGTCCTGCCGGGCGATCCTGGCGGCGGACCGGGCCGAGCGGGCTGCCATGCCGTTCATGCACCAGGGGCGGGTCGACGTCATCGGCGCGGGTGCCCTCATCTGGAGCCGCATCGTGACCCGGTTGGCGCAGACCGCCGGGATGGAGCAGGTACGCGCGAGCGAGGCCGACATCCTCGACGGCATCGCGCTCTCACTGCTGCACACCGACTGA
- a CDS encoding ABC transporter permease, which translates to MTTVETSRVTAPRLPARLPAPDDRAVPFTRLVHVELRKTLDTRAGRWLLIGITAVTAIVVGIVIFTGSADAHKDLSDFLTATVIPQSILLPLLGIITVTSEWTQRTGLVTFALEPDRTRVGRSKLASAALLGLLVLATAVLLAVVATGLCEVLRGGHPTWSLDALTIGGVVLAQLLAVVQGVAFGLVLQNTPAAIVSYLVLPQAWTIVGDLVHGLHGVQPWLDLNSATSPLVDASMTAENWAQLGVAGLVWVVLPLIAGVVRLRRSDVK; encoded by the coding sequence ATGACCACCGTAGAGACCTCCCGGGTCACCGCACCACGGCTGCCGGCCCGCCTGCCGGCCCCCGACGATCGCGCGGTGCCCTTCACCCGGCTGGTGCACGTCGAACTCCGCAAGACCCTGGACACCCGCGCGGGCCGATGGCTGCTCATCGGCATCACTGCGGTCACGGCCATCGTCGTCGGCATCGTCATCTTCACCGGGTCTGCCGACGCTCACAAGGATCTGAGCGACTTCCTGACCGCGACCGTCATCCCGCAGTCGATCCTGCTGCCGCTGCTCGGCATCATCACCGTGACGTCCGAGTGGACTCAGCGAACGGGTCTGGTCACGTTCGCGCTCGAGCCGGATCGCACGAGGGTCGGCCGGTCCAAGCTCGCCTCCGCTGCGTTGCTCGGTCTGCTCGTCCTCGCGACAGCCGTCCTCCTCGCCGTCGTGGCGACCGGGCTGTGCGAGGTGCTCCGCGGCGGCCACCCGACCTGGTCGTTGGACGCCCTGACGATCGGCGGCGTGGTGCTCGCCCAGCTGCTCGCCGTCGTGCAGGGGGTCGCGTTCGGCCTGGTGCTGCAGAACACGCCCGCGGCGATCGTCTCCTATCTCGTGCTCCCCCAGGCATGGACGATCGTGGGCGACCTCGTGCACGGTCTGCACGGTGTGCAGCCCTGGCTGGACCTCAATTCGGCGACCAGTCCGCTGGTCGATGCCTCGATGACCGCCGAGAACTGGGCACAGCTGGGGGTGGCAGGGCTCGTGTGGGTGGTCCTACCACTCATCGCAGGCGTCGTCCGTCTGCGGCGCAGCGATGTCAAATGA
- a CDS encoding ATP-binding cassette domain-containing protein, protein MITVENLTKRYGGYTAVDDVSFTVRPGAVTGFLGPNGAGKSTCMRIVCGLTPATSGRATVLDRPYAALPNPGRHVGVLLDASAQHAGRTGREVLTLGAVTMGLARTRVEELLDLVGLTDAEAGRRIGNYSLGMRQRLGIAHALLGDPEVLILDEPANGLDPAGIRWMRTLLRGYADQGGTVLLSSHLLHEIEVVADELLVIGRGKIVARGPKNELMQATGTTVRSTDDPAFERVLADAGLQSVTDGDGLRVSADPAEIGALAARHGVVLTLLAPAGSAGLEDMFLRLTAADAREEVPA, encoded by the coding sequence ATGATCACAGTCGAGAACCTGACCAAACGCTACGGCGGGTACACCGCCGTCGACGACGTGTCCTTCACCGTGCGCCCGGGGGCCGTCACCGGCTTCCTCGGCCCGAACGGCGCGGGCAAGTCCACCTGCATGCGGATCGTCTGCGGGCTCACGCCCGCGACCTCCGGGCGGGCGACCGTGCTCGATCGCCCGTACGCCGCCCTGCCGAACCCCGGTCGCCACGTCGGCGTACTGCTGGACGCGTCCGCGCAGCACGCGGGTCGCACGGGCCGCGAGGTGCTCACCCTCGGGGCCGTCACGATGGGGCTGGCGCGCACCCGGGTGGAGGAGCTGCTCGATCTGGTGGGGCTGACCGACGCCGAGGCCGGGCGCCGCATCGGGAACTACTCGCTCGGGATGCGCCAACGCCTCGGAATCGCCCACGCCCTGCTCGGCGACCCCGAGGTGCTCATCCTGGACGAACCCGCCAACGGTCTGGACCCCGCCGGCATCCGATGGATGCGCACGCTGCTGCGCGGATACGCCGACCAGGGCGGCACCGTACTGCTGTCCTCCCACCTGCTGCACGAGATCGAGGTCGTCGCGGACGAGCTGCTCGTCATCGGCCGCGGGAAGATCGTCGCCCGCGGTCCCAAGAACGAACTGATGCAGGCCACCGGCACGACGGTGCGCTCGACCGACGACCCGGCGTTCGAACGCGTGCTGGCGGACGCCGGTCTGCAGTCCGTCACCGACGGTGACGGCCTGCGGGTCAGCGCGGACCCGGCTGAGATCGGCGCACTCGCCGCCCGGCACGGCGTGGTCCTGACCCTTCTGGCACCGGCGGGATCCGCGGGCCTGGAAGACATGTTCCTGCGGCTGACCGCCGCTGACGCACGAGAGGAAGTGCCAGCATGA
- a CDS encoding histidine kinase has protein sequence MTSDVRIRMPRWWSETWRLLASAVVGALLWLATVADGTTAHYHFHDWWPYVDLLAGALLLPLLLLRRRRPLAVTLVLIASTAVVASTVAAAGIALISLCTHRVRRDIVLAGTAWIVTGVVFSAVHPADTGLGERVTNLTTSVLSLAFAVAVGLFIGARRELVAQLHERAETAERERDLRVAQARAGERARIAREMHDVLAHRISLVAMHSGALAYRADLPPDQVRETATLIQENSHLALTELREVLGVLRDPDLDQSQVAAPLPTLAQLPALIDHEREAGASIEADTEGDLRSVPEPLSRNAFRIVQECLTNARKHSPTSQVAVRIEVDNGAGVHIEVSNAMATPSSGRGADAPTRSGLGLIGLTERAVLAGGELTYEVDRAHRFLVRASLPWERAGHG, from the coding sequence GTGACGAGCGATGTCCGGATCCGGATGCCCCGGTGGTGGAGCGAGACGTGGCGTCTGCTCGCGTCCGCCGTGGTCGGCGCGTTGCTCTGGCTGGCGACGGTGGCCGACGGCACGACGGCTCACTACCACTTCCACGACTGGTGGCCCTACGTCGATCTCCTCGCGGGAGCGCTGCTCCTGCCGTTGTTGTTGCTGCGCCGCCGCCGGCCGCTCGCAGTCACGCTCGTCCTCATCGCGTCCACGGCGGTGGTGGCCAGCACGGTCGCCGCGGCCGGGATCGCGCTCATCTCCCTCTGTACGCATCGCGTGCGACGAGACATCGTCCTCGCCGGGACCGCCTGGATCGTCACCGGAGTGGTGTTCAGCGCGGTGCACCCCGCGGACACGGGGCTGGGCGAGCGGGTCACGAATCTCACGACCAGCGTGCTGTCGCTCGCGTTCGCCGTGGCGGTCGGACTGTTCATCGGAGCCCGGCGGGAGCTGGTCGCTCAACTGCACGAACGCGCCGAGACCGCCGAGCGGGAACGGGACCTGCGCGTCGCGCAGGCGCGGGCCGGAGAGCGGGCCCGGATCGCCCGCGAGATGCACGACGTCCTCGCGCACCGGATCTCGCTGGTCGCGATGCACTCCGGCGCCCTGGCCTACCGCGCGGACCTGCCCCCCGACCAGGTCCGCGAGACCGCGACCCTCATCCAGGAGAACTCCCACCTGGCACTGACCGAGTTGAGGGAGGTGCTGGGGGTGCTGCGCGATCCGGATCTGGACCAGAGTCAGGTGGCGGCTCCACTGCCCACCCTGGCGCAGTTGCCCGCGCTCATCGACCACGAACGTGAGGCCGGAGCGTCCATCGAGGCCGACACCGAGGGCGATCTGAGGTCGGTGCCGGAGCCGTTGTCCCGCAACGCTTTTCGTATTGTGCAGGAGTGTCTGACGAACGCTCGCAAACACTCCCCGACCTCGCAGGTCGCCGTCAGGATCGAGGTGGACAACGGCGCCGGCGTGCACATCGAGGTCAGCAACGCGATGGCGACGCCGTCGTCGGGCCGCGGCGCGGATGCGCCGACGCGCTCGGGCCTTGGCCTCATCGGTCTCACCGAGCGCGCGGTGCTGGCCGGCGGCGAGCTCACCTACGAGGTCGACCGGGCGCACCGTTTCCTGGTCCGCGCGTCGCTGCCGTGGGAGCGTGCCGGCCATGGTTGA
- a CDS encoding response regulator transcription factor gives MVEQDVGGVEVVLVDDEALVRAGLRMILGGAPDITVLAEAGDGLEALDVVARHRPDVVLMDIRMPRLDGISACDQMVRRYADDVRVIVLTTFDTDDLILRALRVGASGFLLKDTPPDRLVQAVRAVADGEPMLSPTITASLMSRVASSGDDDRGAAARHRLDRLTDREREVAIGVGEGLSNAQIGRQLYLSVPTVKAHVSRVLTKLEAANRVQVAITVHDARQSR, from the coding sequence ATGGTTGAGCAGGATGTGGGCGGCGTCGAGGTGGTCCTGGTCGACGACGAGGCGCTGGTACGCGCCGGATTGCGGATGATCCTGGGCGGCGCGCCGGACATCACCGTCCTGGCCGAGGCCGGCGACGGCCTCGAGGCACTCGACGTGGTCGCCCGGCATCGACCGGACGTCGTCCTCATGGACATCCGGATGCCGCGGCTGGACGGGATCAGCGCGTGCGATCAGATGGTGCGGCGCTACGCCGACGACGTCCGGGTCATCGTCCTCACCACGTTCGACACCGACGACCTGATCCTGCGTGCGCTGCGGGTGGGAGCCAGCGGGTTCCTGTTGAAGGACACGCCACCGGACCGCCTGGTGCAGGCCGTGCGGGCCGTCGCGGACGGCGAGCCGATGCTGTCGCCGACCATCACGGCGAGCCTGATGAGCAGGGTCGCCTCCAGCGGCGACGACGACCGCGGGGCCGCGGCACGCCACCGGCTCGATCGGCTCACCGACCGCGAACGGGAGGTGGCGATCGGGGTGGGGGAGGGTCTGTCCAACGCCCAGATCGGCCGGCAGCTCTATCTGAGCGTGCCTACGGTCAAGGCGCACGTCTCGCGGGTGCTCACCAAGTTGGAGGCGGCCAACCGCGTCCAGGTCGCGATCACCGTCCACGACGCGCGACAGAGCCGCTGA
- a CDS encoding Bax inhibitor-1/YccA family protein: MPTNPVFSRFNRELSQGKYAGIGQPQFGQRGQATPYNPPPRDPYGPPPGGYGQQAPQGYAPQPTFDKPEQGYGFPPVTTGQGRAMTLDDVFVRTLTLFGLLVVSAAVSWFISRGDQSVGLAIWIGGMFVGLGIGLAIAFMKKVSVPLILTYAVVEGLFVGACSQYFNTIWPGVVAQAVLGTACVFVAMFAGWKFGLIKVTERSRKIFFMALVGYMLFGLINLVLQFTGVLGGFGFFGMGGIGIALCLIGIALAAYSLAIDFDSITRAVQAGLPEKYSWLMAHGLIVTIVWLYLELLRLLARMRN; encoded by the coding sequence ATGCCCACGAACCCCGTCTTCTCGCGTTTCAACCGCGAGCTGTCGCAGGGGAAGTACGCCGGGATCGGCCAGCCGCAGTTCGGTCAGCGCGGCCAGGCGACTCCTTACAACCCGCCGCCCCGCGACCCGTACGGCCCGCCTCCGGGCGGCTACGGCCAGCAGGCGCCGCAGGGATACGCCCCGCAGCCGACCTTCGACAAGCCGGAGCAGGGGTACGGCTTCCCGCCGGTGACCACCGGCCAGGGTCGTGCGATGACTCTCGACGACGTCTTCGTGCGCACGCTGACGCTCTTCGGTCTCCTGGTCGTCTCGGCCGCGGTCTCCTGGTTCATCTCACGGGGCGACCAGTCCGTGGGGCTCGCCATCTGGATCGGTGGCATGTTCGTCGGGCTCGGAATCGGGCTGGCCATCGCCTTCATGAAGAAGGTCTCGGTGCCGCTGATCCTCACCTACGCCGTGGTGGAGGGGCTCTTCGTCGGAGCGTGCAGCCAGTACTTCAACACGATCTGGCCCGGCGTGGTCGCCCAGGCCGTGCTCGGCACGGCCTGCGTCTTCGTGGCGATGTTCGCCGGCTGGAAGTTCGGCCTCATCAAGGTAACCGAGCGCAGCCGGAAGATCTTCTTCATGGCGCTTGTGGGCTACATGCTCTTCGGGTTGATCAACCTGGTGCTGCAGTTCACCGGTGTGCTCGGCGGCTTCGGGTTCTTCGGGATGGGCGGCATCGGCATCGCGCTGTGCCTGATCGGCATCGCGCTCGCCGCGTACTCCCTCGCCATCGACTTCGACTCCATCACCCGCGCCGTGCAGGCCGGGCTCCCCGAGAAGTACTCCTGGCTGATGGCGCACGGTCTGATCGTCACGATCGTCTGGCTCTACCTGGAGCTGCTGCGGCTGCTCGCGCGGATGCGCAACTGA
- a CDS encoding DUF1684 domain-containing protein: protein MDSRTALQLSAWRREVAQLYAQVRVSVDPAEGHARWRAGRESLFLHHPQSPLAAGDPLRRSGIPVWPYDPALRWTLPLEPAGAPHQLAIDSGADGSTSLSLAGWITLPDPFDARVAVWWLDQYAGGLFLPLRDGTAGSTSYGGGRYLLDTAKGADLGGAGQEMVVDLNFLYHPSCRYDDRWVCPLAPAQNIIEQSVEAGERMP from the coding sequence ATGGACTCGCGCACCGCACTGCAACTGTCGGCCTGGCGTCGCGAGGTGGCCCAGCTCTACGCGCAGGTGCGCGTGAGCGTCGACCCGGCCGAGGGTCACGCACGTTGGCGCGCGGGAAGGGAGTCGTTGTTCCTGCACCACCCGCAGAGTCCGTTGGCCGCCGGAGACCCTCTGCGCCGCAGCGGGATCCCGGTGTGGCCCTACGACCCGGCTCTGCGGTGGACGCTCCCGCTGGAGCCCGCGGGCGCGCCGCACCAGCTCGCCATCGACTCGGGCGCCGACGGATCGACCAGCCTGAGCCTGGCCGGGTGGATCACCCTGCCGGACCCGTTCGATGCGCGCGTCGCCGTCTGGTGGCTGGACCAGTACGCCGGCGGCCTTTTCCTGCCGCTACGCGACGGCACCGCGGGCAGCACGTCGTACGGCGGCGGACGCTATCTGCTCGACACGGCCAAGGGCGCGGACCTGGGAGGCGCCGGGCAGGAGATGGTCGTGGACCTGAACTTCCTCTACCACCCGTCGTGTCGCTACGACGACCGCTGGGTGTGTCCGCTGGCGCCGGCCCAGAACATCATCGAGCAGTCCGTCGAGGCCGGCGAGCGGATGCCGTGA
- a CDS encoding acetyl-CoA C-acetyltransferase: MPEAVIVSTARTPIGRAFKGSLKDIRPDDLATQAVLAALDKVPGLDRALVEDFYLGCAEPWGEHGANMARVVAVLAGLDHVPASTVNRFCASSVQTTRMAAHAIRAGEGDVFISGGVECVSRYASFSGAGGTSADWQNPKFADAIARTEQTAKTGASWHDPREDGQLPDIYIAMGQTAENVASSRGISRRRQDEWGVSSQNRAEAAIASGFFEREITPVTLPDGTVVSRDDGPRAGVTLEKVEALQPVFRENGTVTAGNCCPLNDGAAAVVVMSDVKAKELGLTPLARVVSTGVSALSPEIMGLGPVEASRQALDRAGLTIADMDLYEINEAFAAQVLPSADDLKMDFDKLNVHGGAIALGHPFGSTGARITTTLLNGLREVDGTFGLETMCVGGGQGMAVIYERLS; encoded by the coding sequence ATGCCCGAGGCCGTCATCGTCTCCACCGCCCGTACGCCGATCGGTCGTGCGTTCAAGGGATCGCTGAAGGACATCCGCCCGGACGACCTGGCGACCCAGGCCGTGCTGGCCGCGCTCGACAAGGTGCCCGGCCTGGACCGCGCGCTGGTGGAGGACTTCTACCTCGGCTGCGCCGAGCCCTGGGGCGAGCACGGTGCCAACATGGCCCGCGTCGTCGCCGTCCTCGCCGGCCTGGACCACGTCCCCGCCTCCACAGTGAACCGCTTCTGCGCCTCCTCCGTGCAGACCACCCGGATGGCAGCGCACGCCATCCGCGCCGGTGAGGGCGACGTCTTCATCTCCGGCGGCGTGGAGTGCGTGTCGCGCTACGCGTCGTTCTCCGGCGCCGGCGGCACCTCCGCCGACTGGCAGAACCCGAAGTTCGCCGACGCGATCGCCCGCACCGAGCAGACCGCCAAGACCGGCGCGTCCTGGCACGACCCGCGCGAGGACGGCCAGCTGCCCGACATCTACATCGCGATGGGCCAGACGGCCGAGAACGTCGCCAGCTCCCGGGGCATCAGCCGCCGCCGTCAGGACGAGTGGGGCGTCAGCAGCCAGAACCGTGCCGAGGCCGCGATCGCCTCCGGCTTCTTCGAGCGCGAGATCACGCCCGTCACGCTTCCCGACGGCACCGTCGTCTCCCGTGACGACGGCCCCCGCGCCGGCGTCACCCTGGAGAAGGTGGAGGCACTGCAGCCGGTCTTCCGCGAGAACGGCACCGTCACCGCCGGCAACTGCTGCCCGCTGAACGACGGCGCCGCGGCGGTCGTCGTGATGAGCGACGTCAAGGCCAAGGAGCTCGGCCTGACCCCGCTGGCCCGCGTCGTGTCCACCGGCGTCTCGGCGCTGTCGCCCGAGATCATGGGTCTCGGACCGGTCGAGGCGTCACGGCAGGCGCTGGACCGCGCCGGCCTGACCATCGCCGATATGGACCTCTACGAGATCAACGAGGCCTTCGCCGCTCAGGTGCTGCCGTCCGCGGACGACCTGAAGATGGACTTCGACAAGCTCAACGTGCACGGCGGGGCGATCGCGCTCGGCCACCCGTTCGGGTCGACCGGAGCCCGGATCACCACCACCCTGCTCAACGGGCTGCGCGAGGTCGACGGCACGTTCGGCCTGGAGACCATGTGCGTCGGCGGCGGCCAGGGCATGGCCGTCATCTACGAGCGACTGTCCTGA